In Chryseobacterium turcicum, a single window of DNA contains:
- a CDS encoding T9SS type A sorting domain-containing protein, with protein MKQTLLKITSILLFTISLNSVSAQEYERIWGTYFGPAGSDITGDYAPQGIILDSQKNMHLKGDVFSNSQYTASYYNQFVIAGGGNYYTSTNQINNGFSTRITPTGAVDYFGYHAYHATAFNQDLELLMAIDNQDNKVYRYLGASTSTINPTTGTWLQSNPQTSLKQMLVKKSPNGSILWATYLPDDTFYANVITDSAGNIYITGSTIQQNISTPGVFQEDFDVIYSQGNIQRNYYLTKLNSNGELIWSTYFPTGIISMKYYDGALYMITTTNTNQSLNTIATTGAFQTNTSTFSITKINAHNGQRVWGTYYGPSIGTSLSFLYDLSVNETGIYIAGTDYNWNNSHFFATQNAYKTQVTGGSDLFLSKFSHNGNRVWSTYFGGNGDDLNIFDKVIDLNGHEIFISGITMGSTDNIATPGSYQSAPQSLASNMTNNFFAKFNSSGNLDWCSYYGGSSTNTPYLKSINVKYDNNSLFLFGNTNSNVGYTTEGAFMPYRNPSTTTENTGYIARLNNKNELSLEESNTKKDLILYNNPNNGKFSISGSILHNESCSIAIYDMSGKLIVKTNLDRKKEHQFDLQSLLTSGNYLVQVNNQKGEKLQVFKMTVKK; from the coding sequence ATGAAACAAACATTACTAAAAATAACCAGTATTTTATTATTTACAATTTCATTAAATTCAGTTTCAGCACAGGAATACGAAAGAATTTGGGGAACGTATTTTGGTCCTGCAGGTAGTGATATTACAGGGGATTATGCTCCTCAGGGAATTATTCTCGATTCTCAAAAAAATATGCACTTAAAAGGGGATGTTTTCTCTAATAGTCAATATACTGCTTCTTACTATAATCAATTTGTTATTGCCGGAGGTGGAAATTATTATACCTCAACAAACCAAATAAATAATGGTTTTAGTACCCGAATTACACCTACAGGAGCGGTTGATTATTTTGGTTATCATGCTTACCATGCCACTGCATTTAATCAGGACCTCGAATTATTAATGGCAATTGACAATCAAGACAACAAAGTTTACAGATATTTGGGAGCTTCAACATCTACTATCAATCCAACAACAGGTACATGGTTACAGTCAAATCCTCAAACGTCTTTGAAGCAAATGCTCGTGAAAAAATCACCCAACGGATCGATACTCTGGGCAACATATTTACCTGATGATACTTTCTATGCTAATGTGATAACAGATTCTGCCGGAAATATTTACATTACAGGATCAACCATTCAGCAAAATATAAGCACACCGGGTGTTTTTCAGGAAGATTTTGATGTAATTTATTCTCAAGGAAATATTCAGAGAAATTATTATTTAACTAAACTAAATTCAAATGGAGAGCTCATCTGGTCAACCTATTTTCCTACCGGAATCATTTCTATGAAGTATTATGACGGTGCACTGTACATGATAACAACAACCAATACCAATCAATCACTCAATACAATAGCTACTACAGGAGCATTTCAAACAAATACTTCAACTTTTTCTATCACAAAAATAAACGCTCACAACGGACAAAGAGTATGGGGAACGTATTATGGTCCTTCAATAGGAACATCTCTTAGTTTTTTATATGATTTGTCTGTAAATGAAACGGGAATCTATATTGCAGGTACCGATTATAATTGGAACAACTCCCATTTTTTTGCAACACAGAATGCTTATAAAACACAGGTAACAGGTGGTTCAGATTTATTTCTTTCTAAATTTTCGCATAATGGAAATAGAGTTTGGAGTACTTATTTTGGAGGAAATGGTGATGATTTAAATATTTTCGATAAAGTAATTGATCTCAACGGACATGAAATATTCATCTCAGGAATTACAATGGGATCAACAGATAATATTGCTACTCCGGGATCTTATCAAAGCGCGCCTCAAAGTTTAGCCAGTAATATGACCAATAATTTCTTTGCTAAATTTAATTCTTCAGGAAATTTAGATTGGTGTTCTTACTATGGGGGAAGTTCAACAAATACTCCTTATCTGAAATCTATCAATGTAAAATATGATAATAATTCTTTGTTTCTTTTCGGAAATACCAATTCTAACGTTGGCTATACAACAGAAGGAGCTTTTATGCCCTATAGAAACCCAAGTACAACAACAGAAAACACAGGCTATATTGCAAGATTAAATAATAAAAACGAGCTATCTCTTGAAGAATCGAATACTAAAAAAGACTTGATTTTGTACAACAATCCAAATAACGGAAAATTTAGTATTTCCGGAAGTATCTTACACAATGAATCATGCTCCATCGCAATTTATGATATGTCTGGAAAGCTTATCGTTAAAACGAATTTGGACCGTAAAAAAGAACACCAATTTGATTTACAAAGTCTTTTAACCTCAGGAAATTATTTAGTACAAGTGAATAATCAAAAAGGAGAAAAACTCCAAGTATTCAAAATGACCGTAAAAAAGTAA
- a CDS encoding ATP-dependent Clp protease ATP-binding subunit yields MDYKFSQGLSQVFKQSKNEAKRLKSEFLNTEHLLLGIIKTENSAKEILQGLNADLTQIRRKIETLNTASLNPISEEVTNISFTKMADHSIKRAELECRQYKSNEINTVHLLLGILYKYEDPTSSILGAYDIDYEGVSREYQTMLKNSGQTPQNSAYDDDDDKEEFEQMRKPTGNLGSSKSKTPTLDNFGRDLTSLARDGKLDPVIGREKEIERVSQILSRRKKNNPLLIGEPGVGKSAIAEGLALRIQQKKVSRVLFGKRVITLDLASLVAGTKYRGQFEERMKAIMTELEKNRDVILFIDELHTIVGAGSSTGSLDASNMFKPALARGEIQCIGATTLDEYRQYIEKDGALERRFQKVMVEPTSIDETIQILNQIKDKYEEHHNVVYTEEAILACVNLTARYITDRFLPDKAIDAMDEAGSRVYIKNMKVPTAIIDFEKKIEDIKELKQKAVKAQDYLEARKLKDEEERLQMELNSAQDQWDKDVKEKKEIVSEESVAEVVSMMSGVPVTKVGKNELDKLAGMDANLNGKVIGQEDAVKKVVKAIQRNRAGLKDPNRPIGTFIFLGTTGVGKTELAKVMARELFDSDEALIRIDMSEYMEKFAVSRLVGAPPGYVGYEEGGQLTEAVRRKPYAVVLLDEIEKAHPDVFNILLQILDEGHVTDSLGRKIDFRNTIIILTSNIGTRDIKDFGDGVGFGTNAKKTSSDSRTRSTIENALKKAFAPEFLNRIDDIVIFNSLQRADISKIIDIELGKLYSRLEKLGYKVDLTTEAKDFISEKGWDKDFGARPLKRAIQKYIEDLLAEMLVNKQLTEGETVTLDVNEAKDALEGKTSKPKKPAEKSQS; encoded by the coding sequence ATGGATTATAAGTTTTCACAAGGTTTGAGCCAAGTGTTCAAGCAAAGCAAAAATGAAGCTAAGCGGCTGAAAAGTGAATTTCTTAATACAGAACATCTACTTTTAGGTATTATAAAAACAGAAAACTCTGCAAAAGAAATCCTTCAAGGGCTTAATGCCGATTTAACACAGATTAGAAGAAAAATTGAAACTCTAAATACAGCAAGTCTAAATCCTATTTCTGAGGAAGTTACCAATATTTCATTCACCAAAATGGCAGATCATTCCATTAAGCGTGCAGAGTTAGAATGCAGACAATATAAAAGCAACGAGATCAATACCGTTCACTTGCTTTTGGGCATTTTATATAAATATGAGGATCCTACGTCAAGTATTTTGGGAGCTTACGACATTGACTATGAAGGAGTTTCAAGAGAATATCAAACAATGCTTAAAAATTCGGGACAGACGCCTCAGAATTCAGCTTACGATGATGATGACGATAAAGAAGAATTTGAGCAGATGAGAAAACCTACAGGAAACTTGGGTTCTTCGAAAAGTAAAACTCCAACCTTAGATAATTTTGGTAGAGACCTTACTTCTTTGGCAAGAGACGGAAAGCTAGACCCTGTAATCGGTCGTGAGAAAGAGATTGAAAGAGTTTCTCAGATTTTATCAAGAAGAAAGAAAAACAATCCGTTGTTGATTGGTGAGCCTGGTGTTGGTAAATCTGCCATCGCTGAAGGTTTGGCTTTAAGAATTCAACAGAAGAAAGTTTCTAGAGTTCTTTTTGGTAAAAGAGTGATCACTTTAGATTTGGCAAGTTTAGTTGCCGGAACAAAATACCGTGGTCAATTTGAAGAGAGAATGAAAGCCATCATGACGGAACTTGAAAAAAACCGTGATGTCATTTTATTCATTGACGAGCTACACACCATTGTTGGTGCAGGAAGCTCTACAGGAAGTTTAGATGCTTCGAATATGTTTAAACCGGCTTTAGCAAGAGGTGAAATTCAATGTATTGGTGCGACAACTCTTGATGAATACCGTCAGTATATTGAAAAAGATGGCGCTTTAGAAAGAAGATTCCAAAAAGTAATGGTGGAGCCTACTTCTATTGATGAAACGATTCAGATTTTGAATCAAATCAAAGATAAATATGAAGAGCACCATAATGTTGTCTACACTGAAGAAGCTATTTTGGCGTGTGTCAATCTGACAGCAAGATATATTACAGATCGTTTCTTACCAGATAAAGCGATTGATGCAATGGATGAAGCAGGATCTCGTGTTTACATCAAAAACATGAAAGTTCCTACTGCCATCATCGATTTTGAAAAGAAAATTGAAGACATCAAAGAATTAAAACAAAAAGCTGTAAAAGCTCAGGATTATCTGGAAGCAAGAAAGCTGAAAGATGAAGAAGAGCGTTTGCAAATGGAGCTTAATTCTGCTCAGGACCAATGGGATAAAGATGTAAAAGAGAAAAAAGAAATCGTATCTGAAGAAAGTGTTGCCGAAGTAGTTTCTATGATGAGCGGTGTTCCTGTAACGAAAGTTGGGAAAAACGAGCTTGATAAATTAGCCGGAATGGATGCCAATCTAAACGGAAAAGTTATCGGTCAGGAAGACGCTGTGAAAAAAGTAGTAAAAGCGATCCAAAGAAACAGAGCCGGATTAAAAGATCCAAACAGACCTATTGGAACATTTATTTTCTTAGGAACAACAGGTGTTGGTAAAACGGAACTTGCAAAAGTAATGGCAAGAGAACTCTTTGATTCTGACGAAGCATTGATCAGAATTGATATGAGTGAATATATGGAGAAATTTGCTGTCTCAAGATTGGTTGGTGCGCCTCCAGGATACGTTGGTTACGAAGAAGGTGGTCAATTAACTGAAGCAGTAAGAAGAAAGCCTTATGCAGTTGTTCTTTTAGATGAGATTGAAAAAGCGCATCCTGATGTATTTAATATCTTGTTGCAAATCTTAGATGAAGGTCATGTAACGGACAGTTTAGGGAGAAAAATCGACTTTAGAAATACAATCATCATTCTTACCTCAAACATCGGAACAAGAGATATTAAAGACTTTGGTGACGGTGTAGGTTTTGGAACGAATGCTAAGAAAACCAGTTCAGACTCAAGAACGAGAAGTACGATTGAAAATGCACTTAAAAAAGCATTTGCTCCGGAATTCTTAAACAGAATTGATGATATTGTCATCTTCAACTCTCTTCAGAGAGCTGATATTTCTAAAATTATCGACATCGAATTGGGTAAATTGTATTCTAGACTTGAAAAACTAGGTTATAAAGTAGATTTAACTACCGAGGCCAAAGATTTCATCTCTGAGAAAGGTTGGGACAAAGACTTTGGCGCAAGACCATTGAAGAGAGCTATCCAGAAGTATATTGAAGATTTATTGGCAGAAATGCTGGTTAACAAACAATTAACTGAAGGTGAAACAGTAACTTTAGATGTAAATGAAGCTAAAGATGCCTTAGAAGGAAAAACTTCAAAGCCCAAAAAACCGGCTGAGAAGTCACAATCTTAA
- the mnmA gene encoding tRNA 2-thiouridine(34) synthase MnmA codes for MKVVVGLSGGVDSSVTAYLLQQQGHEVVALFMRNWNDASVTLEDECPWIEDSNDALMVAQKLGIPFQVIDMSELYKERIVDYMFEEYQKGRTPNPDVLCNREVKFDVFMKTAMSLGADKVATGHYARVDSTFDENGKEIFHLLAGKDNNKDQSYFLCQLNQEQLSKALFPIGELTKPEVREIAREMELVTADKKDSQGLCFIGKVSLPQFLQQQLVPKEGEIVEIFKDSPLFAAETPSFSTKEEELEFLSQKINYKKADGKVIGKHQGAQFFTIGQSKGLGIGGHKESCFIVSRDMENNIIFVGEGHSFPGLHKKALKIDNSELHWVREDLRLKNGESMEVMARFRYRQELQKATIYQFENSFFVEFEKPQSAIAEGQFAAWYIDEELLGSGVIS; via the coding sequence ATGAAAGTAGTAGTAGGCCTCTCTGGAGGTGTAGATTCGAGTGTTACCGCATATTTGCTACAACAGCAAGGTCATGAAGTAGTCGCTCTTTTTATGAGAAACTGGAACGACGCATCGGTAACTTTAGAAGATGAATGTCCGTGGATTGAGGATAGTAATGATGCTTTAATGGTTGCTCAAAAACTGGGAATTCCTTTTCAGGTAATCGATATGAGCGAGCTTTATAAAGAACGTATCGTTGATTATATGTTTGAAGAATATCAGAAAGGAAGAACTCCAAATCCTGATGTTTTGTGCAACAGAGAGGTAAAATTTGATGTTTTTATGAAGACGGCAATGTCTTTAGGTGCCGATAAAGTGGCTACAGGACATTACGCAAGAGTAGATTCTACTTTTGACGAAAACGGAAAAGAAATCTTTCATTTGTTAGCAGGAAAAGACAATAATAAAGATCAGTCGTATTTTCTTTGTCAGCTGAATCAGGAACAATTATCTAAAGCCTTGTTTCCTATTGGTGAACTGACGAAGCCTGAAGTAAGAGAAATTGCTCGAGAAATGGAATTGGTAACCGCTGATAAAAAAGATTCTCAGGGACTTTGTTTTATCGGAAAAGTAAGCCTTCCACAGTTTTTACAACAACAATTGGTTCCTAAAGAAGGTGAAATTGTAGAAATTTTCAAAGACTCTCCCCTTTTCGCAGCAGAAACTCCAAGTTTTTCAACTAAAGAAGAAGAATTAGAATTTTTAAGCCAGAAAATCAATTATAAAAAAGCCGACGGAAAAGTGATTGGAAAGCATCAAGGTGCCCAATTTTTCACAATCGGACAAAGTAAAGGGCTAGGAATCGGCGGACATAAAGAAAGTTGTTTTATCGTATCGAGAGACATGGAAAACAATATTATTTTCGTTGGTGAAGGTCACAGCTTCCCAGGATTGCATAAAAAAGCGCTGAAAATTGATAATTCTGAACTGCATTGGGTACGTGAAGATCTAAGATTAAAAAATGGTGAATCGATGGAAGTAATGGCGAGATTCCGTTACAGACAAGAGCTTCAGAAAGCAACGATTTATCAGTTTGAAAATAGTTTTTTTGTAGAATTTGAGAAGCCTCAATCTGCGATTGCAGAAGGACAGTTTGCAGCTTGGTATATCGATGAAGAACTTTTAGGAAGCGGCGTGATTTCGTAA
- a CDS encoding 2TM domain-containing protein — protein MDYNSAQKRVKDLKSFYKNCMWFFIVSGFITIRHFIKYSGTDHVFHVSIILIIWAIILGIKAVNLFAFDAEWENKIMEEELRKNKKPVDF, from the coding sequence ATGGACTATAATAGCGCACAAAAAAGAGTGAAAGATTTAAAATCATTTTATAAAAACTGTATGTGGTTTTTTATCGTTTCCGGATTTATTACTATCAGACATTTTATAAAATATTCGGGAACAGATCATGTTTTTCATGTATCAATTATTCTGATTATTTGGGCAATCATTTTAGGCATAAAAGCGGTTAATCTTTTTGCTTTTGATGCTGAATGGGAAAATAAAATTATGGAAGAAGAACTTAGAAAAAATAAAAAACCAGTAGATTTTTAA
- a CDS encoding LytR/AlgR family response regulator transcription factor: MIKTVIIEDEKPAARKLERMLSLFPDLQLVANLESVEEAVNWFAENEHPQLIFSDIVLGDGLSFDIFEKVSTKAFIIYTTAFDQYTLKAFKLNSIDYLLKPIMEEDLAGAIEKFKSFLPSDLLVNSQEIKQLIKKEKTILSRILVKIGYNLKIVQTPEISCFFSENKIVYLQTQDRVYSSEFTLDELTDVLDDKKFFRVNRQFIVNSDYIKNIHTSPNYKVELNFQPKEEITVSRERVKDFKEWLVN; the protein is encoded by the coding sequence ATGATTAAAACAGTCATCATCGAAGACGAAAAACCGGCAGCAAGAAAACTGGAAAGAATGTTGAGTCTTTTTCCTGATTTGCAATTGGTTGCCAACCTTGAATCTGTAGAAGAAGCGGTGAATTGGTTTGCAGAAAATGAGCATCCGCAACTTATTTTTTCAGACATTGTCTTGGGAGATGGTCTATCGTTTGATATTTTTGAGAAAGTTTCTACTAAAGCTTTTATTATTTATACCACGGCGTTTGATCAGTACACATTGAAGGCTTTTAAACTCAACAGTATTGATTATCTTTTAAAACCTATTATGGAAGAAGATCTTGCCGGAGCAATCGAAAAATTCAAATCATTTTTACCTTCAGATCTGTTGGTGAATTCACAAGAAATTAAGCAATTAATAAAAAAGGAAAAAACAATACTTTCGAGAATTTTGGTAAAGATTGGTTATAATCTAAAAATTGTACAAACACCAGAAATAAGCTGCTTTTTCAGTGAAAATAAAATTGTTTATCTGCAGACTCAGGATCGGGTTTATTCTTCAGAATTTACTTTAGATGAATTGACTGATGTGCTTGATGATAAGAAGTTTTTCCGTGTCAACAGGCAGTTTATTGTGAATTCAGATTACATTAAAAATATTCATACGTCACCCAATTATAAAGTGGAGCTCAATTTTCAGCCAAAAGAAGAAATTACGGTGAGTCGTGAAAGGGTAAAAGATTTTAAAGAATGGCTGGTTAATTAA
- a CDS encoding uroporphyrinogen decarboxylase gives MSTEIATYIGYAASIFIVLSFILKDLRKIRIVNFIGCFCFVIYGIFSGMLWPVIIPNGIICFVQVYHLLIAKKK, from the coding sequence ATGAGTACTGAGATTGCTACATACATTGGTTACGCCGCTTCAATTTTTATCGTTTTGAGTTTTATTCTTAAAGATTTAAGAAAAATTAGGATTGTTAATTTTATTGGCTGCTTCTGTTTTGTTATCTACGGAATTTTCAGCGGAATGCTCTGGCCGGTTATTATTCCCAACGGAATTATTTGTTTTGTGCAGGTGTATCATTTACTGATTGCAAAAAAGAAATAA
- a CDS encoding 2TM domain-containing protein, with translation MEKFDENDINYQQAKRQVERLRGFYGHLFSYVAVNLLIVYYNYINLKPNESYFQFKNFITAAFWGVGLLAHALFVFLPRFNFAKKWEEKKIKELMDKNK, from the coding sequence ATGGAAAAATTTGACGAAAATGATATCAATTATCAACAGGCAAAAAGACAGGTAGAAAGATTGAGGGGTTTCTACGGACATTTATTTTCTTATGTAGCTGTAAACCTTTTGATTGTTTATTATAATTACATTAATTTAAAACCAAATGAGAGTTATTTTCAGTTTAAAAATTTCATTACAGCTGCATTTTGGGGTGTAGGTCTTTTGGCTCATGCATTATTTGTTTTTCTGCCCAGATTTAACTTTGCCAAAAAATGGGAAGAAAAGAAAATCAAAGAGTTAATGGATAAAAATAAATAG
- a CDS encoding T9SS type A sorting domain-containing protein: protein MRPKNLLFILFSSSLFAQSFNYEREWATYFGGTNTYLTGIYEDNSSNISADVITTYLNPTGGSTPVSYYNQFVTSGNQTYIGNNPNNLYGKFSSPGNLLQAEYKIYYLPTSRQATYFRDNLGNRYDIEHNITAYTALPSGVWLPNNNESTDVIFAKYDANNNLLWKTYIPGTGDFHNFEVDSNGNIYIVGYTKWQTLADFGTFQPDFKTVYDASGILLSNTYILKLNPQGQKLWATYTPSSSITGITVYENNLYIIGNNDLNTTEATLSTPNTFQIAKAGQFISKIDGMTGQRIWGTYYGTPGNMIDAGLSDIKADETGVYVTGMTFGIMGDSYYATEGAYKSQTADGFDMFITKFNLTGNRVWSTYIGTNGYDSYSGDRGLDVKNGKLLFTGLHQGNYNIATAGAFISTKPNPNSEDLFFGTLDTNTGNPDFISYYGGTTTNPLEGADVRCSFSKSSNGFYLYGSTYRNNGFTSPNGYQQGIIYPQGVTMGRSGYVAKFNPKLLSTSEVNSSEDFVLYNNPNNGNFSLKGSVLNKEPHIISIHDMSGRLIYTRTFQKSKEEHFNLENQLSKGNYILSIKKSDKTLVKSFKLIIK from the coding sequence ATGAGACCAAAAAATCTACTATTTATCTTATTCTCCTCAAGTCTTTTTGCACAGAGTTTTAATTACGAAAGAGAATGGGCTACATATTTCGGAGGGACTAACACCTATCTTACAGGAATTTATGAAGACAACTCATCTAATATCTCCGCAGATGTCATCACTACTTATCTAAATCCTACCGGAGGAAGTACTCCTGTTTCATATTATAATCAGTTTGTAACTTCTGGAAATCAAACATATATAGGCAACAATCCTAATAATTTATATGGGAAATTTTCATCTCCAGGAAACCTTTTACAAGCAGAATATAAAATATATTATTTGCCCACATCAAGGCAAGCCACCTATTTTAGAGATAATCTTGGAAACAGATATGATATTGAACATAACATTACTGCTTATACAGCACTTCCATCGGGAGTATGGCTACCCAACAATAACGAGTCAACTGATGTAATTTTTGCTAAATACGACGCCAATAATAATCTTTTATGGAAAACCTACATTCCCGGCACCGGAGATTTTCACAATTTTGAAGTAGACAGCAACGGAAATATTTATATCGTAGGTTATACTAAATGGCAGACCTTGGCAGATTTTGGCACTTTTCAACCGGATTTTAAAACTGTTTATGATGCCTCTGGGATACTTTTATCCAATACCTATATTCTAAAATTAAATCCTCAGGGTCAAAAATTATGGGCAACATACACGCCTTCCAGTTCAATAACCGGGATAACAGTTTACGAGAATAATCTTTATATTATTGGAAACAATGATTTAAATACAACAGAAGCAACATTATCCACTCCCAACACTTTTCAAATTGCAAAAGCAGGACAGTTTATTTCAAAAATTGACGGAATGACCGGACAAAGAATTTGGGGAACTTATTATGGTACACCAGGAAATATGATTGATGCAGGTCTTTCTGATATAAAAGCCGACGAAACTGGGGTATACGTAACAGGAATGACTTTTGGTATAATGGGTGATAGTTATTATGCTACAGAAGGAGCCTATAAATCTCAGACAGCCGATGGCTTTGATATGTTTATTACAAAATTTAATCTTACAGGAAACAGAGTTTGGAGCACCTACATAGGAACTAATGGTTACGATTCTTACTCCGGAGACAGAGGACTTGATGTAAAAAACGGCAAATTGCTTTTTACAGGATTACATCAGGGAAATTATAATATTGCAACCGCTGGAGCTTTTATCAGCACAAAACCTAATCCCAATAGCGAGGATTTATTTTTTGGCACTCTAGATACCAATACTGGAAATCCAGATTTTATTTCTTATTACGGAGGTACTACAACTAATCCTTTGGAAGGTGCTGATGTGAGGTGTAGCTTTTCAAAATCATCCAACGGATTTTACCTGTATGGATCAACATATCGAAACAACGGTTTTACATCACCAAATGGTTATCAGCAGGGAATTATATATCCACAGGGAGTTACAATGGGGCGTTCCGGATATGTTGCCAAGTTCAATCCAAAACTTCTCTCTACCTCTGAAGTAAATTCGTCTGAAGATTTTGTCCTCTATAACAATCCAAATAACGGAAATTTCAGTTTAAAAGGCTCTGTATTAAATAAAGAACCACATATTATCAGTATTCACGATATGTCTGGAAGGTTAATTTATACTAGAACTTTTCAAAAAAGCAAAGAAGAGCATTTTAACCTTGAAAATCAACTTTCTAAAGGAAATTACATTCTATCAATAAAAAAGTCAGATAAAACTTTAGTAAAAAGCTTCAAATTAATAATTAAATAG
- a CDS encoding SufE family protein yields MTIKEKQQEIIDEFAFLEDWEQKYEYIIDLGKELKGLSEDKKIDENLIKGCQSKVWIDAEFKDGKLFFNADSDGILPKGIVSLLVSIYSGHSTQEILDSDFEFISEIGLQEFLSPSRANGLMAMTKQIKFYAVAYQLKS; encoded by the coding sequence ATGACTATTAAAGAAAAACAGCAGGAAATAATCGACGAATTTGCTTTTCTTGAAGATTGGGAGCAGAAATATGAGTATATCATAGATTTGGGTAAAGAGCTGAAAGGACTTTCAGAAGATAAAAAAATCGATGAAAATTTGATTAAAGGTTGTCAAAGTAAGGTGTGGATTGATGCTGAATTTAAAGATGGAAAATTATTTTTCAATGCAGATTCAGACGGAATTCTTCCAAAAGGAATCGTTTCTTTACTGGTAAGCATCTACAGCGGTCATTCTACCCAAGAAATCCTGGATTCTGATTTTGAATTTATTTCTGAAATCGGGCTACAAGAGTTTTTGTCGCCTTCCAGAGCTAATGGATTGATGGCGATGACAAAGCAAATTAAATTTTATGCAGTCGCATATCAACTGAAATCTTAG
- a CDS encoding 2TM domain-containing protein: MENLSLNKENLAYRKAAKRVKDLKGFYGNLTSYCMVIPFLLIVNLLTSPEYLWFYWPMLGWGLGLTIHAVNTFGIGKNWEEKKIQELMEEDRKNLKSL; the protein is encoded by the coding sequence ATGGAAAATTTATCATTAAACAAAGAAAATTTAGCGTACAGAAAAGCAGCAAAAAGAGTAAAAGATCTAAAAGGTTTCTATGGTAATCTTACTTCTTATTGTATGGTTATTCCTTTTTTATTGATTGTAAATCTTTTAACATCACCTGAATATTTATGGTTTTACTGGCCAATGTTGGGATGGGGTTTGGGGCTTACCATCCATGCAGTAAACACTTTTGGAATCGGTAAAAATTGGGAAGAGAAAAAAATACAAGAATTGATGGAGGAGGATAGAAAAAACTTGAAATCATTGTGA
- a CDS encoding glycosyltransferase — MTRKKILISAFSNLYTDQRIEKVCKTLHENGYEIELIGNDWGGKEAMIRPYPFSRINILSKTLKTAYFEFNWLLYWQLYEKANQHTILLANDLDALLPNYLLAKKLNIPLVFDSHEIFSEMPAVQGKMSQKLWRYLQNKIVPNLKFMITASKSYASWFQNKYGIEPVVVQNAPRKIDFSIEIPENNPKILLYQGALNPFRGIDKAILAMHHLENVIFKIAGDGPMKKEYEDLVIKENLQNKVQFLGKLLPEDLRKITVTADIGMSIEENGGESYLYSLPNKVLDCIQARVPLIMSGLPEMLNIKKQFDVGEIIENHQPKSIALAIQKVLDKGRKNYQNELEKSANILCWENEEVKLLEVFEKASQKFL; from the coding sequence ATGACTCGAAAAAAAATATTAATTTCTGCATTCAGTAACCTTTATACCGACCAAAGAATTGAAAAAGTTTGTAAAACACTTCATGAAAATGGCTATGAAATTGAATTGATAGGTAACGACTGGGGTGGGAAAGAGGCAATGATACGTCCTTATCCTTTTTCGAGAATAAATATTCTTTCTAAAACTTTAAAGACTGCTTATTTTGAGTTTAATTGGCTGCTTTATTGGCAACTCTATGAAAAAGCAAATCAGCATACGATTCTTCTTGCCAATGATTTGGATGCTTTATTACCCAATTATCTTTTAGCTAAAAAATTAAATATTCCTTTAGTATTCGACAGTCATGAAATTTTCTCTGAAATGCCCGCTGTTCAAGGAAAAATGTCTCAGAAATTATGGCGTTATCTTCAGAATAAAATTGTTCCGAATTTAAAATTCATGATTACGGCAAGTAAAAGTTATGCAAGTTGGTTTCAGAATAAATATGGAATTGAGCCTGTTGTGGTACAGAATGCGCCAAGAAAAATTGATTTTTCAATAGAAATTCCAGAAAATAATCCAAAAATACTTTTGTATCAAGGTGCGCTTAACCCTTTTCGGGGAATTGATAAGGCTATTTTGGCGATGCATCATCTCGAAAATGTTATTTTTAAAATTGCAGGCGACGGCCCCATGAAAAAAGAATATGAAGATTTAGTTATCAAAGAAAATCTTCAGAATAAAGTTCAGTTTTTAGGAAAATTATTGCCCGAAGATTTAAGAAAAATTACGGTTACGGCAGATATTGGGATGAGTATTGAAGAAAATGGGGGCGAAAGTTACCTTTATTCACTTCCAAATAAGGTTTTAGATTGTATTCAGGCGCGAGTTCCTTTGATTATGTCAGGTCTTCCGGAAATGTTGAATATTAAAAAACAGTTTGATGTAGGTGAGATTATTGAAAATCATCAACCCAAAAGTATAGCCTTGGCAATTCAAAAAGTTTTAGATAAAGGCAGAAAAAATTATCAAAATGAGCTTGAAAAATCGGCAAATATTCTTTGCTGGGAAAATGAAGAAGTAAAATTGCTTGAGGTTTTTGAAAAAGCATCTCAAAAATTTCTTTGA